A region of the Nitrospinota bacterium genome:
GAACTTTTATCTCATCGACTTCGGCGTGCTGAAAAAAGAAATGCAGGCGCTCTGCGATTCGCTGGACCACAAAGTCCTGATGGCGGTCGAAAACCCGCACCTCATAATGGGCCCCAACGGCAAACAATTCGACGTGACCTACCGCGAAAAAAAATACTCGTTCCCCGCCGAAGACGTGGCCGCGTTGCCAATACCGAACACCACGGTGGAAATGCTTTCGCAATACCTCTGCGTGAAATTGAAAGATGTTTTGGCGCATAAGGGGTATCTGGGCAAAATCCGCTCCATCGAGGTCGGCGTGGAAGAGACCGCCGGCCAGTTGGCCAGCTACCGCATCGATCTATAACCCATAGCCCGGGATAAATGAATAAGGGTGCGCGGCATTATATGTGCCGGGTTAAAAATACAAATTAGGCTAAAATGGAAAAATGAACGTTATTAACGCTGAACTCATAATATGGGATCTCGACGGCACGCTGATCGACTCCAAAAAAGACATCGCTTACGCCGTCAACGAAACGCTGGAACGCATCGACCACCCCCCTATTTCCGACGAGGAAATCTACAGCTACGTCGGCAACGGCGTCCGCCCGCTCATTGAGCGCGCGGTTGCGGCCACCGGCGGCGGCAACTCGCTCGATACCGCCATCAGGCACTTTCAGGAAATCTACCTCGCGCACCTGCTGGATACCACCATCCTTTTTGACGGCATCCTTGACGTGCTGCGCCACTTTGAAAACAAAAAAATGGCGGTGGCCAGCAACAAGCCGTACAAGTATGTGGTGAAAATACTGGAGGGGCTGCATGTGGCCGACCTCTTCATGTCGGTAAAGGGGGGCGATTCGCTCCCGACACGCAAGCCTGATCCGGAAATGCTGAACGTGATTTTGCGCGAGGCGGGAATCGGCGCTAATAATGCCGTCTTTGTCGGCGACAGCGCGGTGGACATCCAAACCGGTAAAAACGCCGGCGTCCGCACCATCGGCGTATCCTACGGCTTCCGCCCCATGGCCGAGCTGATTGCCAGCGGTCCCAACCTGCTGGTGCCAACCCCTGAAGACCTGAAACGGGTGATACGGTAAGCGGTCATGAAAAAGAATAAGCCCGAACGCAAAGGGGAATGCGTCTCCTGCGGTGAATGCTGCCAGCGTGTCCGGATAACCTCGGTCTATAGCCACCTCGTCGCCAATCACGGATCCATCGATGAAGCGCGCATCTACTACTCGTACCGCGGCATCCGGTTGGCCGAGGCGCTGCCCGCCATCGACCGGGTGATGCTGGAGATCGACATCCCGTGCAGCCAACTCACCGCCGATAACAAATGCCGCCTGCATGAAACGCCGGAACAAAAACCGCTCATCTGCCACAAATATCCCTGGTTTAAAGACGATATCGAAGAATGCGGCTACCGCTTCGAATAACCAGGCCGATTATTTGGCGTGAACGGGCATGGATATGCGGTCTTTGGAGATTAGCCGGCCTTTCAAAAAGCGGAACTCGAAGGGAAAAGCGGCTGAATCCAAAGCTTTCGAGGCCGGCTATACCTCCACTTTTTCACGGCTTTACACCCCCGCGCAATCGTTGTAACCTCATGGGGAAATGCGGGGTTGCGCGGGGATGGCCCAGCCGCCGCCGCATTGGCATTTTGCCGGCGCAATTGAGGAGATCAACGTGCTTAAACTGAAAAGCGTGCAGTCGAAACTGGTCGCCGCGTTCGCCAGTTTTATGCTGTTCATCATCTTCCAGGCTCTGTCCACCTTCATTATTATAAGCATGCAAAAAGGCAACTACGACGTTCGCAACATCGTCGGCAAACAGATCACCCTCACCCAGGAGATCGCCAAAGAGGCGCTGGAAGCCGGACACGACACCTCGCGAAAAACGCTTGAGGATGCTCTGGACCGCTTCAGCCGTTACCAGGCCGGCCTCATGGAGGGGAACAGCGGTCACAACATCCCGAAAGTGACCGATGCCGAGGCGCGCGAAACCCTTGAAACCATCGACGCCCTCTGGCGCAAGTACCAGGCGGAAATCCATAGCATCTTGGCGGCCGCCCCATCCATCGCGCCCACGATAACGTTTGTGAAACAGAATGGCGAGCGGCTGCAAAACGAGGTCGACCGGTTGAACCAGACCCCAATCCGCACGCAAAGGCCGGAAAACTTCCAGGAAATTCATGGGCTGGGCGACAAGATACCCAAAGAGATCATGATGGTGATCGCGGGCGAAAGCCCCACCGCCGCCCTTCACAGCGACGCCGAACGCTTCGAGCGGAGCCTCCGCGCACTCAAGGCCACCGCGCACGATCCCGCCAGCGCCGCGCGCCTTGCCGATGTGGAACGGGTATGGAGCGAACTGCGCGGGCATGTGGATAACGCCGTGGGCCGCGGCGGCGTTATGAACGCAAGCCTCCAGGAAATTCATAAGATAAACCCGCTGATGTTGCGGGAACTGGAAAATCTGAGCGGCCGGATGGACAAGCTCATCGAGCAAAAAACTTTCATCATGGAGGTGAAGCCGGTAATTTTCCTCCTTGCCTCAATCGTGCTCTGCGTGGCGCTGGCGTTGATGGTGCGTAAAAACATCGTGGCGCCGCTGCTGGAATCGGTGGAATTGGCGAAGCGGATATCGAGCGGCAATATCACCGGCGGCGTCACCGTCGTCACGGATGACGAGGTGGGCAATCTGGGCCACGCGCTCAACGCCATGAGCAACAACCTGCGCGAACTGATCGGGCAGGCGAAGGAAGGGGCCGGGCAGGTGGCCGGCAGCACCATGAACCTTACCGCCCAGGCCAACGCGATGAAATCGAACACCGACACGGTAAACGTCTCGATCACCGAAACCGCGGCGGCCGTGGAAAGCATGGGCAAAACAACCATCCGCATACAAACGCGGGCGAACAAGCTGGCCGAATCGTCTGAAGCGGTCTCATCCTCAATCGAAGAGATGGGGGTTTCGATACGGCAGGCCGAGGCGGTGGCAAATAAAATGGCGAAGTCGGTCGACGATGCGTCGGCCAGCATCGAGCAAACCGCCGTTTCCATCCTGGAAGTGACCGGGAGCGCCGATCAAATAGCCAAACTGGCCGATGCCGACGCTGAACGCGTCACCGGACTCTATGGGGCGGTTCGGGACTTCTCCAAGCGGGCCGATTCCATCGCCTCCGCCTCGGATCAGGTATTCGCCTCGGTGGAAGAGCTGGCCGCCAACATCCGTGAAGTGGCCGCCAATTCGGGCGAGGCGGGAAACTTCTCCCGGCGCACCGCCGAAGACGCGGTCAATGGCACCAAAGCGCTGAACGAGGCCATCGCCGCGATGGAACGGATACGCCGCTTGGTGGAAGACGCCGCCCGCGTGATAAAAGGACTCAGCGGCCACGCCGATTCCATCGGCAACATCATCACCGTCATCGACGGAATCGCCGAACAGACCAACCTGTTGGCGCTCAACGCGGCCATTGAGGCGGCCCGCGCCGGGGAACACGGCAAGGGCTTCGCCGTGGTGGCCGAGGAAATCCGCAAATTGGCCGAACGGAGCAGCATGGCCACCAAGGAAATCGCGGGCCTTATCAAAGGTGTGCAAAAAGAGAGCGCCTTGGCGGTGAATACCATGAACCGCGGCACCGCGGAGGTGGAACAGGGGGCATTGCTGGCCCAGAACTCCGGCGAAGCGCTCAAAACCATCGTGCTGGGCGTGGAAAAAACCGTGCAATTGGTAAATGCCATCGTCACCGCCACGCGCGAGCAGCAGTCCGCGTCGCAGCAGGTATCCAAAGCGATGGGCGACGTGTTGGAGCAATCGGAGGAAATCAAGGAAAACTCCGCCAAACTGGAGAAGGACGCCGCCGAGGTGATGGAGCATGTGAAACAGGTAAAACTCGCTTCCGGGCAGATAGCCCGCTCCACCAAAGAGCAGTCCTCCAGCATCGAACTGATCGCCCGCGCCATTTCGGAATTGAACGACGTGGCCCAGCAGGTGCTTGCCGGCACCAAAGAGCAAACCGTGGCCGCCGATCAGATCATAAAAGCGGTGAACAACACTTCCGAACAGCTCTTCGAGATAAAGGGGGAAACCGACGCGCAAGCCGTCATCGCCAAGCAGGTGGGCGATGCGATGCGGAAGGTCTCCGCCCTTTCAAATGAAAACAGGAAACAGATCGAGACCGGCGCGGCGGAAATCGCCGCGATGGCCGCGCAAGCGCGGGACATGGCGGAACTGATAGCCAAGTTCCGCATCGATGAACAAGCGACACGGGCCATCACGCCCAGCAGGGATACCTACGCATCGTGAAGCGGAAAACAAAAATCGCCCTCGTGCAGATGGCGATGGGCCCCAACCCGGAAGCCAACCTCAAAAAAGCCGTTGATAAAACCGCCGAGGCCGCCGGGCGCGGCGCGGAGGTGGTCTGCCTGCCGGAACTTTTCAAATCGCTCTACTTCTGCCAGAAAGAAGACGCCTCGATCTTTGATCTGGCCGAGCCAATACCCGGACCGTCCACCGAAGCGCTCGGCGCACTGGCTAAAAAACATGGCATCGTCATTATCGCCTCGCTCTTCGAGCGGCGCGCCCCCGGCCTCTACCACAACACCGCCGCCGTCATCGACCGCGACGGCTCGCTCGCCGGCGTTTACCGCAAAATGCACATCCCGGACGACCCGGCATACTATGAAAAATACTACTTCGCTCCCGGCGATCTTGGCTACAAAGCGGTCGAGACATCGGCGGGAAAAATCGGCATTCTCATCTGCTGGGATCAGTGGTATCCCGAAGCGGCACGCCTCACCGCGCTGCAAGGAGCGCAGATACTTTTCTACCCCACCGCCATCGGATGGCACCCGCATGAGAAGGCGCAATACGGCGCGGCCCAACACGATGCGTGGCGCACCATCCAACGCTCACATGCCATCGCCAACGGCGTCTATGTGGCCGCCGTTAACCGGATCGGTCACGAACGGCTGGATCCCGCCGCCCCCGGTATCGAATTTTTCGGCGGTTCGTTCATCGCCAACCCGTTTGGGGAAGTGATCGCCGAGGCTTCCACGGACAAGGAAGAAATTATCATTCAGGAGATAGACCCGGCCCGTTGCGAGGAAACCCGCCGCAACTGGCCCTTCCTGCGCGACCGCCGGATAGACAGCTATGGCGACATAACCCGCCGCTTCCTCGACCCCGCTCCCGGCAGAAAATGAGCCTGCGCAAAACGCCCGCCGCGCTTGGCTTCGCCATGCCGGCCGAATGGGAACGGCATGAAGCGACATGGCTCGGCTGGCCCCACAACAAGCATGATTGGCCCGGAAAGTTTGCGCTCATCCCGTGGGTGTTTGGAGAAATGGCGAAGGCGCTTTCGCCCGGTGAAAAGGTGCGCATCCTTGTGAACGATGCTCCGCGCGAAAAGGCGGCACGCCGCGTACTGGAAAAATGCGGCGCGGTTATGGAAAATATCGAGTTTTTCCGTTTTCCCACAAACCGGGGGTGGACGCGCGACCTCGGACCGGTCTTTGTGAAAGATGGAAAAGAAAGCGCCATCGTTAATTTCAAATTCAATGCGTGGGCGAAATATCCCGACTGGCAGAAAGATAACGGCATCGCCGGAAAAACGGCGAAGAAGCTGGACAAAAGGATATTTGACGCACAACACTTCGTGTTGGAGGGAGGGGCCATCGACGTGAACGGGCGCGGCACCCTGCTGACAACCGAAGAGTGTTTGCTGGACACCGAAACGCAGGTGCGCAACCCCGGCATGGGACGCGCCGAAACGGAGGCGCAACTGCGCGCCCTGCTCGGCGTGAAAAATATCCTCTGGCTGGGAAAAGGGATCGCCGGAGACGACACGCACGGTCATGTGGACGACCTCTGCCGCTTCGTGAACCCCACAACCGCCGTGCTCTGCCGGGAAAATAACAGAAACGACGCCAACTATGCGTTATTGGAGGAAAACCGCGAACGGTTGCAGGGGATGCGCCTTGAAGACGGAAGTAAAGTGCAGGTGGCCGCGCTGCCGATGCCCGCGCCGGTTATTTTTGACGGCCAGCGCCTCCCCGCTTCGTACGCCAATTTCTACATCGGCAACGCGGCGGTGATCGTTCCCACCTTCAACGACCCGAACGACCGCATTGCGCTCGGCATTCTTTCAGAATTTTTCCCCGGCCGCTCCGTCATCGGCATTCATGCCGTTGACTTGGTGTGGGGACTCGGCACGCTGCACTGCCTCACCCAACAGCAACCCGCGTAATCAGTTCCCGCTGATGCCGGTTACGGTATACCCCGCTTCGCTGACGGCGCTCTTCAGCGCATCATCTGAAACGGGAGTATCGCCCTCGACCACCGCGTTTTTCTTCGCCAAGTCAACGGTTGCCGATTTCACCCCCGCCACTTCCCGCAACGCCTCCGTCACATGCTTTTTGCAGTTGTTGCAGGTCATTCCCTCGATGGAAAGCACTTTCTTCATGGCATCGCTCCTTATTTAAAATTCCTCAGCCGCAAGGCGTTAAACACCACCGTCACCGAGCTCAAGCTCATTGCCGCCGCCGCGTACATCGGTTGCAGCAGCGGGCCGCCGAACAGCGCCAGCGCCCCCGCCG
Encoded here:
- a CDS encoding 6-carboxytetrahydropterin synthase, with product MHKIRLVKQKLNFSAAHFITLENECEALHGHNYYTLVEITGTPDENFYLIDFGVLKKEMQALCDSLDHKVLMAVENPHLIMGPNGKQFDVTYREKKYSFPAEDVAALPIPNTTVEMLSQYLCVKLKDVLAHKGYLGKIRSIEVGVEETAGQLASYRIDL
- a CDS encoding HAD-IA family hydrolase — encoded protein: MNVINAELIIWDLDGTLIDSKKDIAYAVNETLERIDHPPISDEEIYSYVGNGVRPLIERAVAATGGGNSLDTAIRHFQEIYLAHLLDTTILFDGILDVLRHFENKKMAVASNKPYKYVVKILEGLHVADLFMSVKGGDSLPTRKPDPEMLNVILREAGIGANNAVFVGDSAVDIQTGKNAGVRTIGVSYGFRPMAELIASGPNLLVPTPEDLKRVIR
- a CDS encoding YkgJ family cysteine cluster protein, giving the protein MKKNKPERKGECVSCGECCQRVRITSVYSHLVANHGSIDEARIYYSYRGIRLAEALPAIDRVMLEIDIPCSQLTADNKCRLHETPEQKPLICHKYPWFKDDIEECGYRFE
- a CDS encoding type IV pili methyl-accepting chemotaxis transducer N-terminal domain-containing protein, with protein sequence MLKLKSVQSKLVAAFASFMLFIIFQALSTFIIISMQKGNYDVRNIVGKQITLTQEIAKEALEAGHDTSRKTLEDALDRFSRYQAGLMEGNSGHNIPKVTDAEARETLETIDALWRKYQAEIHSILAAAPSIAPTITFVKQNGERLQNEVDRLNQTPIRTQRPENFQEIHGLGDKIPKEIMMVIAGESPTAALHSDAERFERSLRALKATAHDPASAARLADVERVWSELRGHVDNAVGRGGVMNASLQEIHKINPLMLRELENLSGRMDKLIEQKTFIMEVKPVIFLLASIVLCVALALMVRKNIVAPLLESVELAKRISSGNITGGVTVVTDDEVGNLGHALNAMSNNLRELIGQAKEGAGQVAGSTMNLTAQANAMKSNTDTVNVSITETAAAVESMGKTTIRIQTRANKLAESSEAVSSSIEEMGVSIRQAEAVANKMAKSVDDASASIEQTAVSILEVTGSADQIAKLADADAERVTGLYGAVRDFSKRADSIASASDQVFASVEELAANIREVAANSGEAGNFSRRTAEDAVNGTKALNEAIAAMERIRRLVEDAARVIKGLSGHADSIGNIITVIDGIAEQTNLLALNAAIEAARAGEHGKGFAVVAEEIRKLAERSSMATKEIAGLIKGVQKESALAVNTMNRGTAEVEQGALLAQNSGEALKTIVLGVEKTVQLVNAIVTATREQQSASQQVSKAMGDVLEQSEEIKENSAKLEKDAAEVMEHVKQVKLASGQIARSTKEQSSSIELIARAISELNDVAQQVLAGTKEQTVAADQIIKAVNNTSEQLFEIKGETDAQAVIAKQVGDAMRKVSALSNENRKQIETGAAEIAAMAAQARDMAELIAKFRIDEQATRAITPSRDTYAS
- a CDS encoding carbon-nitrogen hydrolase; the protein is MKRKTKIALVQMAMGPNPEANLKKAVDKTAEAAGRGAEVVCLPELFKSLYFCQKEDASIFDLAEPIPGPSTEALGALAKKHGIVIIASLFERRAPGLYHNTAAVIDRDGSLAGVYRKMHIPDDPAYYEKYYFAPGDLGYKAVETSAGKIGILICWDQWYPEAARLTALQGAQILFYPTAIGWHPHEKAQYGAAQHDAWRTIQRSHAIANGVYVAAVNRIGHERLDPAAPGIEFFGGSFIANPFGEVIAEASTDKEEIIIQEIDPARCEETRRNWPFLRDRRIDSYGDITRRFLDPAPGRK
- a CDS encoding agmatine deiminase family protein; its protein translation is MSLRKTPAALGFAMPAEWERHEATWLGWPHNKHDWPGKFALIPWVFGEMAKALSPGEKVRILVNDAPREKAARRVLEKCGAVMENIEFFRFPTNRGWTRDLGPVFVKDGKESAIVNFKFNAWAKYPDWQKDNGIAGKTAKKLDKRIFDAQHFVLEGGAIDVNGRGTLLTTEECLLDTETQVRNPGMGRAETEAQLRALLGVKNILWLGKGIAGDDTHGHVDDLCRFVNPTTAVLCRENNRNDANYALLEENRERLQGMRLEDGSKVQVAALPMPAPVIFDGQRLPASYANFYIGNAAVIVPTFNDPNDRIALGILSEFFPGRSVIGIHAVDLVWGLGTLHCLTQQQPA
- a CDS encoding cation transporter, which translates into the protein MKKVLSIEGMTCNNCKKHVTEALREVAGVKSATVDLAKKNAVVEGDTPVSDDALKSAVSEAGYTVTGISGN